The Streptococcus sanguinis genomic sequence TAGAACGAGTGCTGATTACCTGCGATGAAGACAACGAAGCCAGTCGTCGCACCATTCTCTCTGCTGGCGGTGTTTACGAAAATACAATCGACAGAAGTCAGCGCTACTGGATTGATTTGGAGGATGAAGATGAACAATCCCAAACCTCAAGAATGGAAAAGTGAGGAGCTGAGTAAGGGGCGAATCATTGACTATAAGGCCTTTAACTTTGTGGATGGTGAAGGTGTCCGTAACTCTCTCTATGTCAGTGGCTGTATGTTTCACTGTGAGGGCTGCTATAATGCAGCAACCTGGTCTTTCAACGCTGGCATTCCTTATACCCAAGAGCTGGAGGAGCAGATTATGAAAGACTTGGCGGAACCCTATGTGCAGGGGCTGACCCTCCTAGGCGGCGAGCCTTTTCTCAATACAGGCATTCTCCTGCCCTTGGTCAAGCGGATTCGGAGAGAGCTTCCAGACAAAGATATCTGGTCCTGGACGGGCTACACCTGGGAGGAGATGATGCTGGAAACGGAGGATAAGCTGGAACTGCTGAGTTTGATTGACATTCTAGTGGACGGCCGTTTTGACCTTAGCAAGAAGAATCTTATGCTGCAGTTCCGCGGTTCTTCCAATCAGCGCATCATTGATGTGCAGAAGTCCCTTCAGTCTGGCCAGGTAGTCATCTGGGAGAATCTCAATGATGGCTTGCAGGCCTATGAGCAAGTTGACAGGGATAAGATGCTTTAAAAAAAAGCAAAATACTGATATAAAAGAGGTTTCACCTCTTTTTCTGTTGCCAAAAACAGTATAAAATATTGGTTTTTCGAAAAGGGAGAAGGAATTTACTGAAAATTAATACAGACTGTCCTTTTTTGTCAACAAATTTTGGAAAAAACTAAAATATTTTTAAATATTTTAGTTTATCATAATGCATTTATGATATAATAAAATGTATTTATATCTCAGGGGAGAAAAAGGGAGAATTATGAATCATCATAGGAGAAATGTGCCTGCTTCTAAAAAGGGGAAGAAGCTGAGGCTCTTTAATGTAGCTTTACTGACATTGGTAAGCTTGGTTTCAGGTTTGCTTGTTTTTTCTATATTTAAAAATAATGTTCTGGCGTTTCATCACCTGAACCTTATTTTGTCTGCTCTTTTGGCGGCTGTTATTTTACTGGCAGCCTTCTTTGTATGGAAAAATAAGTTCAAAGTCCTGACCACGGTGCTTTTGCTTGTGACCTTGTTGGTATCTTCAGGAGCCATGTACGGGGTCAAGGAGCTAATGGACTTATCTAGAGGTGTGAACTCCACCTCAAATTACTCTGAAATTGAAATGGCGGTTTATGTCCGAGCAGACAGCGACAAATCAGATGTGACCCAGCTGCAGAAGCTGACGGCTCCGACTGAAAATGGGGATATGGACAATGTGACGGCTCTTCTGGACCACATCAAGAAGACTAAAAAGACAGAACTCACTGTAGAAAACAGCTCGTCTTATATCGCAGCTTACAAGGCCCTTATGAATCAAGAGACGGAGGCCATTGCCCTCAATAGCTCGTTTGGAGATATGCTGGCTTCTCACGATGCTGACTATGCTTCAAAGATAAAGAAAATCTATACTTATAAAATTACCCGTCAGGTAGAGACCGGCAAACGGAGCGATGCTGCTGATGCGGATGTCTTCAATATCTATGTCAGCGGTATTGACACTTATGGGTCTATCTCATCTGTCTCACGCTCAGATGTCAATATTATCATGACAATTAATCGCAAGACCAAGAAAGTCCTATTGACGACAACTCCTCGTGATTCTTATATGGCTATTGCAGATGGAGGAGCTGGGCAGATGGACAAGCTGACCCATGCAGGGATTTATGGAGTAGATGCTTCTGTCCACACACTGGAAAATCTTTACGGCATTCGCATTGACTACTACGTTCGTCTGAACTTCACTTCCTTCCTCAAGCTGGTAGACCTGTTGGGAGGGATTGATGTTGAAAATGACCAAGAATTTACCAGCCGACATGGCAATCATCATTTCCCAGTAGGGAAAGTCCACATGAACTCAGATCAGGCACTAGGCTTTGTTCGCGAGCGTTACTCTCTTCAGGGGGGCGACAATGACCGCGGAAAAAATCAAGAAAAGGTTATCGAAGCAGTCATTAAAAAGCTGACTTCAACCAGTGCTTTGAAGAACTACAACGAGATTATTTCCGGCTTGCAGGACTCTATCCAGACCAATATGGAGCTGCCTGTTCTTATGAATCTGGTCAATACCCAGCTGGAGTCAGGTGGAAGCTATCAAGTTCAGTCACAAGCCATCAGCGGAAACGGTCGTATGGATCTACCATCCTACGCTATGCCAGATTCCAATCTCTACATGATGGAAATCCAGCCAGAAAGCCTTGATAATGCTAAGGCAGCGATTCAGCAGGTAATGGAAGGGAAAACACCATGATTGATATCCATTCTCATATTATCTTTGATGTGGACGATGGTCCTAAGAATTTTGAGGATTCCAAAAAACTGCTGGAAGAAAGCTATCGACAGGGAGTTAGGACTATTATCTCTACTTCTCATCGCAGAAAGGGCATGTTTGAAACGCCTGAAGAGACCATTAGCTCTAACTTTAAAATGGTAAAAGAACTGGCAGAGCTTGTGGCGCCTGACTTGACGGTTCTCTATGGGGCAGAGATTTACTACACCAGTGATGTGGCGGATAAGTTGGAAAAGGGGATTTTCCCTAGTCTAGCTGGCACACGCTATGTGCTGATTGAGTTTAGCATGGCAACTCCTTATAAGGACATCCATAAAGGCTTGGCTCAGATTCTGCGCCTAGGTCTGACACCGGTCGTGGCTCATATTGAGCGCTATCACTGCCTGGAAAATGATGAAAAGAAGGTGCAGGAACTCATTAATATGGGCTGCTATACTCAGATTAACAGCTCCAGTGTTCTAAAGCCTAAGCTGCTTGGAGACTCGCATAAATTTATGAAAAAACGGGCTCAGTTCTTTTTGGAGAAGGACTTGGTCCACTTTGTTGCCAGCGACATGCACAATCTAAGTCAGAGACCGCCCTTTATGAAGGAGGCCTTTGACATCGTCGCTAAAAAATACGGTTCCCGCCGGGCAGAAGCTCTCTTTGGCGGCAACCAAGCATTATTATTGAAAAATGAATTGATTTAGGGGAAAAATGGAAAAACAAGAAAAGCAAATCGTAGAAATCGATATTCTGTCCTTGCTGAGAGCCTTATGGCTGAAGAAATTTACCATCGTATTGGGAGCGGTGCTCTTTTCTTTGCTGGCTTTTGGCTACAGCGTCTTTATTGCTAAGAAAATGTATCAGAGTACCACACGCATCTATGTGGTCAGCCGTCAAAACGAAACGCAGGCAGCTTTGACTAATCAGGACTTGCAGGCAGGGTCTTACCTCGTTAAGGACTTTAAGGAAATCATTCTGTCACAGGCGGTTCTATCACAGGCAATTAGTGAGCTGAAACTGCAAACGTCACCAAGAGAGCTGACGCGTCACATCACAGTTTCCGTTCCGGCGGATACTCGTATCGTTTCGATTACAGTTAAAGATGACAATCCAGAGGAAGCGGCTCGCATTGCCAATGCCTTTCGTAATATCGCTGCTGAGAAAATCATCGAGGTGACAAAAGTTTCTGATGTGACAACTTTGGAAGAAGCAACAGTCCCAGCAGAGCCTTCTTCACCAAATATTCGGCGTAATGTTATCTTAGGATTTTTAGGGGGCAGTGTCCTGATGTCGATCTTTATCATCGCTGTCGAAATCCTGGATGATCGGGTGAAGAAGCCAGAGGACATTGAAGAAGTCATGGGCTTGACGCTGTTGGGCGTTATCCCAGATATGAACAGAATGTAAGGGAGAGAAAATGGCAACCTTAGAATTAGTTAGGAAAAAAAGAAACCTTGTCAAACTAACCGAGGAATACTACAACGCTCTGAGCACTAATGTACAGCTGAGCGGCGCCAATATCAAGATGGTCGAAATAAGCTCGGTGACGGCAAATGAAGGAAAGTCTACAACCTCAGTGAATCTCGCGGCCGCCTTTGCCAGAGCTGGTCATAAGACCTTGATGATCGATGCGGATATCCGCAACTCAGTCATGTCCGGTGTGTTTAGCAGTCAGAGAAAAGTATCAGGACTGACGGACTATTTGTCAGGACAGGCTGCCCTGCATGAAGTCATCAACGATACAGATCTGGACAACCTAGATGTGATCTTGTCTGGTCCGGTATCACCTAATCCGACGGGGCTTTTGCAAAGCAAGCAGTTTGAAGCACTTTTGACGGACTTGCGTGTTCGTTATGACTACATCATTGTGGATACTTCACCGATTGGTCTGGTCATTGATGCGGCTATCATCGCTCAGAAATGCGATGCCAGCTTCTTGGTGACACAAGCAGGCCATATCAAACGAAAAGCAGTCATGAAAGCTAAAGAGCAGTTGGAACAAACGGGAACTCCTTTTTTGGGTGTTGTCCTCAATAAATATAACATTGATTTGGAACGCTATGGTGCCTACGGAACTTATGGGGGATACGGCAGCTATGGCAATTATGGGAAATAATAGGGATTAAAGAGTTTTAGGATAATTGGGAGATTATTATGTTTAGAGACAGGAAGGAATTTCAAAAGGCAGAACTTGCCTTTGTTCAGCTTTTTGCTGTACTCTTTACGGGATTTTTAGTGAGTCCTTTAAGGGAAACGGAAATCAATCAGCACAGTATTTTAGTGCTTGCATTCTTGCATGTCATTGCTTTTTATGCCAGCGATTTTTGCTATGACATCCTGAAGCGAGGCTATTTAGAAGAGTTTATTTTCACTGTGAGATATAGTATTTTTTATAGTTTGGCAATTAGTTTTGCTTCTTTCATGATGCAAGATAGTTTTTCTATTTCTCGAAGAGGGCTTATTTACTTTGTCATTGTAAATGCAGCGCTAGTCTATTTTGTCAATTTGGCTTTTAAACGTTATCAGAAGACTGTTTATCCAAACTTGAAAAATAGTAAAAGAGTTTTTCTGATTACAACAGGCGATTCTCTGGATAAGGTCTTTGAACGCCTGCAAGAATCATTCGATATAGGGGGCAGGATTGTTGCGGTGTCTTTGCTAGATGATGCTCCGTTTAGCAATCCCAATGTAAAAATCGTTCCTAAAGAAAAAATCGTTTCATTTGCAACGCGTGAAGTAGTGGACGAAGTGTTCATCAACCTGCCAAATGAGGAATATAACATTGAAGGATTTATTTCACAGTTTGAAGCAATGGGAATCGATGTTTCTGTCAATATCAATGTTTTCGATTTTATCTCTATGGGAGAGAAACGGGTTCGAGAAGTTGCAGGCTTGAGTGTGGTCACTTTTTCAACAAACTTTTACAAGTATGGCCATGTGTTAGCAAAACGCACGCTGGATATTATTGGTGCTCTGGTTGGTCTCTTCTTCTGTGGTTTGGCTGCTCTTGTTTTAGTTCCGCTTATCAAGAAGGATGGTGGACCTGCTATCTTTGTCCAGGAGAGAATTGGGAAGAATGGGCGTCGTTTCAAGTTCTATAAGTTCCGGTCTATGTACACTGATGCTGAAGAGCGGAAAAAAGATTTGTTGGCGCAGAATACGATGGTTGGAGGTATGTTTAAGGTCAATAATGACCCACGGATTACGCCTATCGGCCGCTTTATCCGTAAAACCAGCTTAGACGAACTGCCACAGTTTTATAATGTTTTAATTGGGGATATGAGCTTGGTTGGGACACGACCGCCAACTGTGGATGAGTACGAGCAATATACACCAGAGCAAAAACGGCGTCTTAGTTTTAAGCCAGGAATCACAGGTCTTTGGCAGGTTAGCGGCCGTAGTCAAATTACAGACTTTAATGAAGTGGTACGCTTGGATGTTGCTTATATAGATGAATGGACGATTTGGTCAGATATCAAAATTTTGCTAAAGACATTTAGAGTCGTATTGGCTAGAGATGGAGCAAAGTAGGGGGAATTGTTTTTCGGAGTTAGGAGGAGTATGAAAAAGTCAGTCTATATCGTGGGATCTAAAGGTATCCCAGCTAAATATGGTGGATTTGAGACCTTTGTTGAGAAGCTGACCGCCTGCCAGAAAAATTCTAATATCCAGTACTATGTGGCTTGTATGAGGGAGAATTCAGCCAAGTCTGGGATTTTAGAGGATACTTTCGAGTATAATGGAGCTATATGTTACAACATAGATGTGCCTAAGATTGGCTCAGCTCGAGCGATTGCCTACGATATTGCTGCGCTAAATAAGGCTATTGAGCTAGCTGAGCAGAATCAAGATTCTGAGCCAATTTTCTACGTTCTAGCTTGTAGAATTGGCCCTTTTATCGGAAACATCAAAAAGAAAATCAAAGCACTGGGCGGCAAGCTCCTTGTCAATCCCGATGGTCATGAATGGCTGCGAGCTAAATGGAGCATGCCAGTACGCAAGTATTGGAAAATTTCTGAAGCACTGATGGTTAAGCATGCAGATCTCTTAGTTTGTGATAGTGAGAATATCGAATCTTACATAAAAGCAGACTATGTGAGATATGCTCCAAAGACAACTTACGTTGCCTATGGGACAGATACAAGCAGATCTGA encodes the following:
- the nrdG gene encoding anaerobic ribonucleoside-triphosphate reductase activating protein — its product is MNNPKPQEWKSEELSKGRIIDYKAFNFVDGEGVRNSLYVSGCMFHCEGCYNAATWSFNAGIPYTQELEEQIMKDLAEPYVQGLTLLGGEPFLNTGILLPLVKRIRRELPDKDIWSWTGYTWEEMMLETEDKLELLSLIDILVDGRFDLSKKNLMLQFRGSSNQRIIDVQKSLQSGQVVIWENLNDGLQAYEQVDRDKML
- the cps4B gene encoding capsular polysaccharide biosynthesis protein Cps4B translates to MIDIHSHIIFDVDDGPKNFEDSKKLLEESYRQGVRTIISTSHRRKGMFETPEETISSNFKMVKELAELVAPDLTVLYGAEIYYTSDVADKLEKGIFPSLAGTRYVLIEFSMATPYKDIHKGLAQILRLGLTPVVAHIERYHCLENDEKKVQELINMGCYTQINSSSVLKPKLLGDSHKFMKKRAQFFLEKDLVHFVASDMHNLSQRPPFMKEAFDIVAKKYGSRRAEALFGGNQALLLKNELI
- a CDS encoding Wzz/FepE/Etk N-terminal domain-containing protein, with the protein product MEKQEKQIVEIDILSLLRALWLKKFTIVLGAVLFSLLAFGYSVFIAKKMYQSTTRIYVVSRQNETQAALTNQDLQAGSYLVKDFKEIILSQAVLSQAISELKLQTSPRELTRHITVSVPADTRIVSITVKDDNPEEAARIANAFRNIAAEKIIEVTKVSDVTTLEEATVPAEPSSPNIRRNVILGFLGGSVLMSIFIIAVEILDDRVKKPEDIEEVMGLTLLGVIPDMNRM
- a CDS encoding polysaccharide biosynthesis tyrosine autokinase, which produces MATLELVRKKRNLVKLTEEYYNALSTNVQLSGANIKMVEISSVTANEGKSTTSVNLAAAFARAGHKTLMIDADIRNSVMSGVFSSQRKVSGLTDYLSGQAALHEVINDTDLDNLDVILSGPVSPNPTGLLQSKQFEALLTDLRVRYDYIIVDTSPIGLVIDAAIIAQKCDASFLVTQAGHIKRKAVMKAKEQLEQTGTPFLGVVLNKYNIDLERYGAYGTYGGYGSYGNYGK
- a CDS encoding sugar transferase, whose translation is MFRDRKEFQKAELAFVQLFAVLFTGFLVSPLRETEINQHSILVLAFLHVIAFYASDFCYDILKRGYLEEFIFTVRYSIFYSLAISFASFMMQDSFSISRRGLIYFVIVNAALVYFVNLAFKRYQKTVYPNLKNSKRVFLITTGDSLDKVFERLQESFDIGGRIVAVSLLDDAPFSNPNVKIVPKEKIVSFATREVVDEVFINLPNEEYNIEGFISQFEAMGIDVSVNINVFDFISMGEKRVREVAGLSVVTFSTNFYKYGHVLAKRTLDIIGALVGLFFCGLAALVLVPLIKKDGGPAIFVQERIGKNGRRFKFYKFRSMYTDAEERKKDLLAQNTMVGGMFKVNNDPRITPIGRFIRKTSLDELPQFYNVLIGDMSLVGTRPPTVDEYEQYTPEQKRRLSFKPGITGLWQVSGRSQITDFNEVVRLDVAYIDEWTIWSDIKILLKTFRVVLARDGAK
- the cps2T gene encoding beta 1-4 rhamnosyltransferase Cps2T → MKKSVYIVGSKGIPAKYGGFETFVEKLTACQKNSNIQYYVACMRENSAKSGILEDTFEYNGAICYNIDVPKIGSARAIAYDIAALNKAIELAEQNQDSEPIFYVLACRIGPFIGNIKKKIKALGGKLLVNPDGHEWLRAKWSMPVRKYWKISEALMVKHADLLVCDSENIESYIKADYVRYAPKTTYVAYGTDTSRSELSANEDKVRSWYQEKDIAENEYYLVVGRFVPENNYQAMIKGAMASHSKKDFVLITNVEENKFYNQLLKDTGFDKDPRIKFVGTVYDQELLKYIRENAFAYLHGHEVGGTNPSLLEALASTKLNLLLDVGFNREVGEDGAIYWKKDELARVIEEVEGFDQAAITDLDFKSSQRILSAFTWEKIVSDYEEVFKG